The proteins below are encoded in one region of Paenarthrobacter ilicis:
- a CDS encoding DNA-3-methyladenine glycosylase I, whose protein sequence is MTENGLVVGPDGLARPLWAAADPLMQAYYDHEWGMPVRDEQGMYERISLEAFQAGLSWATILRKRESFRKAFLDFHPESVAAFTEADVERLMLDAGIVRNRLKIHAAITNAKATIALREEGGLVDFVWSFQPESTPAPRTFADIPTTSPESIALSKALRKKGFAFVGPTTMYALMEAIGIIDTHLVDSHRRGTSGIWAN, encoded by the coding sequence ATGACGGAGAACGGACTCGTTGTGGGACCGGATGGCTTGGCCCGTCCCCTGTGGGCCGCTGCGGACCCCTTGATGCAGGCTTATTACGATCACGAGTGGGGAATGCCCGTCCGTGATGAGCAGGGCATGTATGAGCGCATCAGCCTGGAGGCCTTTCAGGCTGGCCTGTCCTGGGCAACCATACTCAGGAAGCGGGAATCCTTCAGGAAGGCATTCCTGGACTTTCATCCTGAGAGCGTTGCTGCCTTTACGGAGGCGGATGTGGAGCGGCTCATGCTGGACGCCGGCATCGTTCGTAACAGACTGAAGATCCACGCCGCCATCACCAATGCCAAGGCCACCATCGCCCTGCGGGAGGAAGGTGGGTTGGTGGACTTCGTCTGGTCGTTCCAGCCCGAGTCCACGCCGGCGCCGCGTACCTTCGCTGACATCCCCACCACATCCCCTGAATCCATCGCTTTGTCCAAAGCACTCCGCAAAAAGGGCTTCGCCTTCGTTGGTCCCACCACCATGTATGCGCTGATGGAAGCCATCGGCATCATTGACACCCACTTGGTTGATAGCCACAGACGCGGCACGTCAGGGATCTGGGCCAACTGA